GCAATCCGCTCGCCTGCGCCATCGCCCGCGAGGCGCTCAAGATCATCATCGACGAAAATCTACCGGAACGCGCTCGCGAACTCGGCGATTATTTCATGGCCAAACTCAATACGATCGATAAAAAGCATATCAAAGAAGTGCGGGGCCAGGGACTGTTGATCGGCGTCGATTTAAAGCCGGAAGCCGGCGGAGCCCGTCGCTTTTGCGAGGCGTTGCGCAGGGAAGGCCTTTTGTGCAAAGAGACGCACGAGACGATCATCCGATTCGCCCCGCCGCTGGTCATTAAGAAGAAGGAACTCGACTGGGCTTTCGAAAGAGTAAAAAAGGTTCTGGAAACCTTGTAAACCTTTTTCGTCACCTACAAATAATCAGCACACAAATTCAGCCGTTGACTCCATAAGGCGAACAAAGGTTCCCGCTTGCGGGCCAAGCCTTGGAATGAATAATGAAAATTTACCCTTTTTCTTCCCTGCAAGACTAGAATTTATACACTCGCGTTAGTGAAAATTAGATTCTTTACCGGATCAATAGTCTTAATCTCCCTCTTTTCCTTCCGACTTGCGAACATTTCTTTAGTTTTTTCGTTTATTCAATGTCTACCATAATTCTTAACTTTTAAAATCATTTTTTAACAGCCGGGATCAACGGCGGCAGCCGGCCGCCGACAGCTCATGATAAGGATTTTCGATGGTGCAGCCGGAAATTGCTTGGCCGCCCGCCGTCAAAAGCTTTACCATTGAGGAGGAGTCAAAATGCAAAAAATGACGCTGGTCGTTCTACTGTTGACATGGACTGCGACCGCTTGGGCGCAAAACCAGGTTACTGTCTATGCCGATTCAGCAACTGTTCAAATCAGCAAACACATCTACGGCCATTTCATCGAGCACATCAGCGGCGTCATCTATGACGGGCTGTTTGTGGGCAAGGAAAACAAGACCATTCCCAACACCTTCGGCGTGCGGAATGACGTCATCGAAGCTCTCCTGAAGCTCAAGGTTCCGAATTTGCGCTGGCCCGGCGGCTGTTTTGCCGACACCTATCATTGGATGGATGCAATCGGTCCGCAAAGCGAACGGAAACCGATCGAAAACCTGGCATGGGGCAACTATCGCGAGGACAACAGCTTTGGTACGCACGAGTTCCTCGATCTATGCGAACTGCTGGGTGCCGAGCCTTACTTGGCCGTTAACGTCAACACCGGTACTGTTCAGGAAGCCGTCGAATGGGTTCAGTATGTTAACCACGCCAACGGCACCAGTTGGCTGACCGATCTGCGCGCCAAGAACGGCCGCGACAAACCGTGGCGGGTCAAATTCTGGGGAATCGGCAACGAATCATGGGATTGCGGCGGCTCCATGACCGTCGATCATTACATCAACCTTTACAAGCAATTCGCCACGGCTATGACCAACTATTACAATTCAGAGAGGCTGTTTCGCATTGCAGTGGGGCCGGGCGTTCCGGATTACGAGTGGACGGAAAGCCTTATGAAAAACATTCCTGCTCGACGCTTCGAAGGTATTTCCATCCATCACTATGCCGTGAATTGGGCGCATAAAAGTTCCTCCTATGATTTTAATGAAGAGGAATATTTTGATACGATGCAGAGAGCTTGGTTCATGGAAGAGTTTATTACTCGAAACAGTCAAGTAATGGACAAGTATGACCCGCAGAAACGGGTGGCGCTGGTTGTGGACGAATGGGGCGGTTGGTACGATCGCGACCCGCGCGGCATCGGCGCGCTTTATCAGCAGAACACCATCCGTGACGCCATGATTGCAGGGCTGACTTTAAACATCTTTAATGATCACGCCGACCGCGTACGCATGGCCAATCTGGCCCAGATGGTCAACTGCCTGCAGTCGATTATCTTAACGCAAAACGAAAAAATGATCCTCACCCCGACTTACCATGTGATGGAAATGTACAACGTGCATCAGGATGCGAAACTTGTACCGACTAAAATCACTTCAAGCGATTATGTTCTCAAGGATAAAAAGATCCAGGCGCTCTCTGTTTCTTCTTCAATCGACCAAAGCGGCAAGCTGCACATCTCGTTGACCAATATCGATTCCCGCAACGGGCAAAAGGTCGATATCAAGCTTCAAGGATTCCCAGCAAAGAAAGCAAGCGGCAGGATTTTGACCTCGGCAAAAATTCAGGATCACAATACGTTTGAAAATCCCAATCGCGTGGTCCCTCAACCGTTTACCGTCTTTACGCTTAAGGATAACCGCCTTTCTGTCGAACTGCCGCCGCACGCGGTTGTGGTCCTTGAACTCACTAAATAAAGGTTGATTTGTCTCTGATTCTAAGGTTCATTGCTTTAAATTTTCTAATAAAAACAACCGCTTCAATCGGCTTGTCCAAAGGAGGTGAATAAGAGGATTTTCAAGTACAAATTGTAAACGGAAGGCTGCATGAGCAATTTTCGGAATCGGTAGATAATAATTCAATCAAAACTGTGAGGAGGAGGCAATGAAATCACTCATGACTCGGCTGTTTATCATTTTTTCAATTTTGTGCTCGGTTGTTACGGCGCAGACTGATCCGGGAACCGAAAATCTAACTCACTGGTGGCCGTTCGATGACGGTACAGCCAACGACCAAGTGGGCGCTGCTCACGGTACGGTAATCGGCAACGCCGTTATTGCCAACGGCTCGCTTTATATCGAATCGTTGGATCAATGGATTGAGCTGCCGGGGGACATTATCGGCATTCCTGATTATAAAGCGGTCACCGTGGCGGTTTGGTTTACACCTACTGCCGACGCCAATAACGGCTATCACATGGTTGTCTATTTCGGCGACAGCCTCAACGGCTTCGGTTCGAACGGGTTTTTCATTTCTCCCTGCCGCGGCGACAATGTGAGCCGAGCCGCCATTTCCTGCGGTCAGATAACCAATCCCTGGGAAAAAGAAAACGGCGTTAATGGTCCCGAAACCAACGACGGGATTCTCCACCACATGGTGGTGACGATCGATGACGCAGAACTCAATTTTTATGTCGACGGCGAATGGATGGGCGTTGCCGAGTTGACAGGCGACAATGCGCTCTACAACATCAGCCCCAATTACGCTTATATCGGTCGCGGCGGCTATACTGCCGATCCGGTGCTGCTGAGCGAAATCCACGACGTCCGCATTTATAACCGTGTCTTGACCGGCGACGAAGTGGCGTATCTCTATCAGCATTTCCCGAGCGCCGGTGTTCAAGATCGCGGCGATATGGCGCCGCAGGCTTTTCAATTGGCGCAAAACTATCCGAACCCGTTTAACCCGTCCACGACCATTGAATACACTTTAACGAATCCAGGAAATGCGACCCTGACGGTCTATAATGCCGTCGGAGAGAAGATTGCCGTCTTGGCGAACGGATTCCATCAGAGCGGTCTGCATCGGGCAACTTGGCGGGGTACGGATGATTTGGGCCGCCCAGTCAACAGCGGTGTCTACTTTTACAGATTGGAAGCTGAAGGAAAAGCGCTCACACAAAAGATGCTTCTCGTTCGTTAGGCAGCGCTTTTCCCGCTTTATCTTACGGGAAAAAACTCGGCGCCTTTAATCGACGCCGAGTTTTTTTATTTAGGTTAAAGAGTAAAAAAGAGGGAGAATAGATTTTATTCGCATCGCGTACACCGGCCTCTCACAAAGCCTATTTCCACCCATCCCAATCCGCGATCATCTCCATGCGCAGCTGCACACGGCCGTCTGCCTGCCAGGTCTCCGAGGTATTGTAGTCCCATTTTAGATACTCCGACCCGCCGCCGCTTTCGGTGGTGATCAGAAAACGATTTTCCAAATGCCCGAAAAAGCGGGCCTGCGTGCGCGGCGAATCCTGATCACCGCCGCTGGGATCGACCGGAACCCAGCCGACGTTGGGGAGATAGACCTCGACCCAACGGTGATAAATGTAATCAAACGAAGCCTCTTCACCGCGGGTGACGACGGATCCGACGTACCGTGCCGGCAGTCCTGACGCCCGACACATGGCAATATAAACAAAAGCATATTCGGAGCACGAGCCTGAACCGCGCTGCAGAACCGTCGGCGCCACATCCCAGCCTCCTATCCGCTTGTAAACCATGCGCTCGCGCAAATAGTCGTAGATGTCGCGGGCAATCCAGTAAGCATTGTCGGGCCGTTTGACCGCCTCTTTGACGGCTGTTTGTATTACCGGATCCGATAAGCGGTACTTGTCCTCATCGACCAAATAGCGGCGCCGTATCTCCGGCGGAATCTCGGCCAAGGAGCCGATCTTTTCCGGAAATAGGAAATAGTTGACCTCATAGATTTTGGCTTTGACGCGCATGGAAGAAACCAGGCGTTCACCCGGCTTGAGGGAGGCTTTTTTAAAGCAAACGACCTGCTGCTCCCAGCGGTCTGTCAGTTCGGCGTCGGGCGGCCGGATAAAGTCCACGGCAATTATTTCCTGGGTCGGTCGATTTTTGGGCAAAGCCAAATAGACGTTCAAATCGATCACCGTCCCCGGCCCGAAATTAATCACCTCATGCTTTACGGTAACGACGGCGCGGCGCTCGTTGGCTCGCGAGTAGAGAGCGTCGGAAAAGACCAGTACCTGTGCCAGCTGATCCTGCTGATAGTCCGCCACCCAAAGGCTGTTCTGAGCCCAAACCATACCCCAGGGATAAGGGCCCGGAGCAGGAAGAATCATGACCACCCGGCCGCTCTCCGGCTCGATGCGGTAGAGCTCATCCGTAGATCGGTCTGCAAGCCAGAGAAAAGCGCCGTCCCAAGCCAAACCGCGGGGATCCTCGGCCGGTGCTTTCAGAGTTTTGATGGTGGTGCCGTCGTCGGGACTGATCTGATAAATTTCGCGCGTGCCGTTGTCGGCAACCCAAAGATAGGTGCCGTCCCAAGTCAGGCCCTGCGGATCGGAAGCCGGAGCCATGATGACCTTGAGCGTACGGCCTGTCTGCGGATCGACGCGATAGATCTTGCCGCTGTAGGCTTCGGCGGAGGTGTTGGTAAAGTCCATGTCGGCAACCCAGAGCGCATTGCCGTCCCAGGCGAGAGCGGTGCAGAAATAACCTGGCGCATCGAAACTTTTGCCGACCTTGCCGGTGCGGATATCCAAACGATAGAGCTTGTCGGCCTCACGATCTGCCGTCCAGAACGCTTCACCGTCGAATGTCAGGCCGGTTACGAATGATGTCGGCAAGGAAAGCGTTTTCTTGACCGTTCCAGGGACATCGGCATAAAGAGCAAAGGAAAGACACAGCAGACTGAGGAGAAAAAGCAGCCGAGGCATATACGCTCCTGTTATTTGAAAGGGAAAACCAAAGCTGATACAAGCCGAACTATTTGGGCTGCAGATAGCAATTATAGAGATGCGTTGCAGCCCTTATAAAAAGGTCGACAATTTCCTTCAAATCTGCAAGAGCTTCTCCACCAGACTTTCCCGCCCCGCCGTTCTATTCGTCGTCTCACAAAGGCCGATCAAAATGAAGGCGTTCTCCCCCCATAGATTTTAAATAATCGACTCGTTCCGGCAAAAGCAGAGCTGTTTTCAAACCGTCAAGTGTTAAAATTGCCCTTTCAGACCGGCCGTGAAGGTGCGCGGCGGCATAAGGTTGCTTTCCATCGGCGCATAGTTGTACTGCAGCAGGTTGTTGACGCCGAGCATCAGCGAGACGGCTCCCCAGTCGTATGAAGCGCGCACATCCCAAAACTTCATCGGCACGCGGTCGTTGATGGGATAGATCTTGACCTCGTCGATTTTAGAGGCGTAGCGGTAATCGAGCTGCAGCTGCAGATGTTCGATTTTGAGCGAGGCTTTGCCGGTAAAAAGCGTCTTCGGTCGATAGGTGAGGGGTTCATGCCATTTCAAATCCTCGTGATCCATCCAGGTGCCGGTGAGCGTAAGACCAGGAGTAACGGAAAGACCTGCGAGGCGCAGAGTGGTGCTCCAATTGGTCGTCGCCTCCAGGCCTTCGATGACCGCATCGGCGACATTCCGGAACTGAATCTGGCCGCGGATCAGGTCGAGATGCGCCTCGATCAGGTTATCGTAGCGATTGTGAAAAAGTGAAACGTCAAAATTCCAGTTTTCGCCGATATATTGGCGTACGCCGATATCGTACGCCCAACAGGATTCCGCCTTAAGAGCGGGATTGGATTTGATTTTGAAATTCATGATTGCCAATTCCAGAAACCGCTCGACGATGGTGGCGGCACGAAATCCGCTGCCGGCGGAAGCGCGAAAACTTGTGCTTTTCCAAGGCTGCCAATTCAGACCAATACGCGGGCTCCACAAATCCTCACGTTTACCTCCATGCAGCTGATAGCGGTCGTAGCGGACACCGGTTGTCAAACGAAGATTCTTTCTCATCCGCCATTCATTCTGCACGTAAGGCCCAATGAACGAGCCGCGATGACTGCCGAAATACTTGGTACTGCCGGCATCCAGCTGGTATTGCACGCCGAAGGTGATGGTGTGGGCGGAATGCGGAATCCAGTCGGCCTGCGCCTCGACGCCCTGGCCGATGGCCGGATTGAAATCCGCCGCGCTGCCGAACTCGTTGCCCATCAACGTGCGTACTAAGGAGGCGCGCAAATTAAAACCGAACACCGGCGACAACGGCACGGCCAGCTTCATATAGGTGTTCAATTGATTGGTTTGGGCATAATTGTTGAGATTTTTCGGATCCACTTCATAAGGGTCATTCTGCCCTTTCCATTGTACAAAAAAGCCGCGGTCGATGTAACTGTACGAGGCATAGCCGGTCCATTTGATGCCGCCGGAGAAACGATAATCCAGCTTGACGGTGGCGACATATTTCAGCGCATCGCCCAGCTGCTGATAGCCGGTCGTTTCCATTCGGCCGGCCGACAGCCGCAGCCCCAGATTTCCAAAGCGCCTTCCATAGCTCAGATCGGCGCGGTTGTACCAAAGTCGCGAATGGTCGGTCCAGTACCATTCTTTATAGTAGGGCTTATCGAACTTTCCGGAGGAAAAAGACCAAAGAAAACGCCCTTCCGGCGTCGGGTCTTTGGTGATGATGTTGACGACGCCGCCGAGCGCCGACGCCCCCCACAGCGTCGAACCGGCGCCTTTGAGAATTTCGACCTGTTCAATGTCCAGCGGCGGCAGCATGTCCCAATTGAACTGACCCGTGTCGCTCGCATAGACCGGCACGCCGTCCAACAGCAAAAGCACTTTGTTGCCGGCGCCGAAAGTATACCCTGTAGATCCGCGGATATTGATTTGATCGCCGATAAAGTTGACTCCCGGCGCCGTCTCCAGAGCTTCTTTAATGTCGACGGCATTGCGCCGCTCGATGTCACGCGCCGTGACCACCGAAATGGAAACGTTCGCTTCATCGAGGCGTTGCTTGGACTTTCCGGCAATCACGACGACGGGATCCATTTCGATGTACGTCTCTTCGAGCGCTGCATCGATTCGTGTCTCACGGTTGATCTGCACGCGTACGTCGGTTGCCTGCATGCTGCGATAACCCATCATCGAAATGCGCAGCGAATAGATTCCAGGCGGCAATTTTTGCACGACGTACCGCCCGTCGGCATCGGTGCTTGCACCGTAAATGGTGCCGATCACCACTACATTGGCGCCGGGAAGCGGTAGTCCTGTTTTAGCATCCGTAACTCGTCCGGAAATTGTTCCAAAGGTCTGCTGCGCCCACAGCAGACCGCTCAAGGAAAGCAGCGATGCAAGTAGGGTAACAGTTTTCATACGCCTATTCCCCCAGCCGTTTCATCTTTTTCCAATCGACAAAAATGTCGACGTTCTGCGCCACATCGCCGGGTTTAAGGCGAAGTGAGCCGAGGCGCGTGCTGTCTTCCGGACTTTTGTATTCACCTGCAATCGAGAATTCGTTCAAGCCGGCATGCTCCGGCAGCCAAAAAACGGCGATGTAGCCGACGCTGCCGCTGCGCACGGGCAACCGGTACTTGTAGGGATTTTGGTTCATTTTGATGCTGAAATCCAGCGATTTGAGCTGGATGAGGTAATCGACGTCGCCGACCGGTTTGCTTTTAAAGGCGGCAACAGCGACAATGTCGGTATCCTTGGGAAAGGGGCCGCTGAAATAAACTGTGCCCTCGATCGCCGCATCGCGGTCGACTTTGGCCCAATTGACCGGCAGTTGAATGTCAACCACCGGCTTTTCAGGCGTAATATCGAACCCTAACGGCTTGAGGCCGCTCGTATAGTCGATGGGTATGGCAAGGACGTCGGCTAAATTGCTTTCCACGTCTTTGCTGTACCACCACAGCGCCAGGGCATCGTAATGGCCGTAAGGCAGCGCCAGCTGATGAAAGACCGTATCCTGATCGATCGGCAGGCTGTTGGGACTGTGATAGACCTCATTGATGGCGTGCGGCGGAAATTTC
The nucleotide sequence above comes from candidate division KSB1 bacterium. Encoded proteins:
- a CDS encoding alpha-N-arabinofuranosidase, giving the protein MQKMTLVVLLLTWTATAWAQNQVTVYADSATVQISKHIYGHFIEHISGVIYDGLFVGKENKTIPNTFGVRNDVIEALLKLKVPNLRWPGGCFADTYHWMDAIGPQSERKPIENLAWGNYREDNSFGTHEFLDLCELLGAEPYLAVNVNTGTVQEAVEWVQYVNHANGTSWLTDLRAKNGRDKPWRVKFWGIGNESWDCGGSMTVDHYINLYKQFATAMTNYYNSERLFRIAVGPGVPDYEWTESLMKNIPARRFEGISIHHYAVNWAHKSSSYDFNEEEYFDTMQRAWFMEEFITRNSQVMDKYDPQKRVALVVDEWGGWYDRDPRGIGALYQQNTIRDAMIAGLTLNIFNDHADRVRMANLAQMVNCLQSIILTQNEKMILTPTYHVMEMYNVHQDAKLVPTKITSSDYVLKDKKIQALSVSSSIDQSGKLHISLTNIDSRNGQKVDIKLQGFPAKKASGRILTSAKIQDHNTFENPNRVVPQPFTVFTLKDNRLSVELPPHAVVVLELTK
- a CDS encoding T9SS type A sorting domain-containing protein, whose protein sequence is MKSLMTRLFIIFSILCSVVTAQTDPGTENLTHWWPFDDGTANDQVGAAHGTVIGNAVIANGSLYIESLDQWIELPGDIIGIPDYKAVTVAVWFTPTADANNGYHMVVYFGDSLNGFGSNGFFISPCRGDNVSRAAISCGQITNPWEKENGVNGPETNDGILHHMVVTIDDAELNFYVDGEWMGVAELTGDNALYNISPNYAYIGRGGYTADPVLLSEIHDVRIYNRVLTGDEVAYLYQHFPSAGVQDRGDMAPQAFQLAQNYPNPFNPSTTIEYTLTNPGNATLTVYNAVGEKIAVLANGFHQSGLHRATWRGTDDLGRPVNSGVYFYRLEAEGKALTQKMLLVR
- a CDS encoding SMP-30/gluconolactonase/LRE family protein, with amino-acid sequence MPRLLFLLSLLCLSFALYADVPGTVKKTLSLPTSFVTGLTFDGEAFWTADREADKLYRLDIRTGKVGKSFDAPGYFCTALAWDGNALWVADMDFTNTSAEAYSGKIYRVDPQTGRTLKVIMAPASDPQGLTWDGTYLWVADNGTREIYQISPDDGTTIKTLKAPAEDPRGLAWDGAFLWLADRSTDELYRIEPESGRVVMILPAPGPYPWGMVWAQNSLWVADYQQDQLAQVLVFSDALYSRANERRAVVTVKHEVINFGPGTVIDLNVYLALPKNRPTQEIIAVDFIRPPDAELTDRWEQQVVCFKKASLKPGERLVSSMRVKAKIYEVNYFLFPEKIGSLAEIPPEIRRRYLVDEDKYRLSDPVIQTAVKEAVKRPDNAYWIARDIYDYLRERMVYKRIGGWDVAPTVLQRGSGSCSEYAFVYIAMCRASGLPARYVGSVVTRGEEASFDYIYHRWVEVYLPNVGWVPVDPSGGDQDSPRTQARFFGHLENRFLITTESGGGSEYLKWDYNTSETWQADGRVQLRMEMIADWDGWK
- a CDS encoding TonB-dependent receptor, translating into MKTVTLLASLLSLSGLLWAQQTFGTISGRVTDAKTGLPLPGANVVVIGTIYGASTDADGRYVVQKLPPGIYSLRISMMGYRSMQATDVRVQINRETRIDAALEETYIEMDPVVVIAGKSKQRLDEANVSISVVTARDIERRNAVDIKEALETAPGVNFIGDQINIRGSTGYTFGAGNKVLLLLDGVPVYASDTGQFNWDMLPPLDIEQVEILKGAGSTLWGASALGGVVNIITKDPTPEGRFLWSFSSGKFDKPYYKEWYWTDHSRLWYNRADLSYGRRFGNLGLRLSAGRMETTGYQQLGDALKYVATVKLDYRFSGGIKWTGYASYSYIDRGFFVQWKGQNDPYEVDPKNLNNYAQTNQLNTYMKLAVPLSPVFGFNLRASLVRTLMGNEFGSAADFNPAIGQGVEAQADWIPHSAHTITFGVQYQLDAGSTKYFGSHRGSFIGPYVQNEWRMRKNLRLTTGVRYDRYQLHGGKREDLWSPRIGLNWQPWKSTSFRASAGSGFRAATIVERFLELAIMNFKIKSNPALKAESCWAYDIGVRQYIGENWNFDVSLFHNRYDNLIEAHLDLIRGQIQFRNVADAVIEGLEATTNWSTTLRLAGLSVTPGLTLTGTWMDHEDLKWHEPLTYRPKTLFTGKASLKIEHLQLQLDYRYASKIDEVKIYPINDRVPMKFWDVRASYDWGAVSLMLGVNNLLQYNYAPMESNLMPPRTFTAGLKGQF